In Paenibacillus protaetiae, the genomic stretch CCGGGCTTCGCACATGGAATAAGCTGTCGCCGTATCCGGAAGAGATGAACCGCCAGCTTGCCGGCGTGTTGTCCGATGTTCACTTTGCGCCTACGGAATGGTCGGCTAGTAACCTGCGCAAAGAAAACAAGCCGGAATCGGCGATTTATATTACAGGCAATACGGCAACGGATGTGTTCCAGTATACGGTGGATCCGCAGTTCCAGCATCCGGTTATTGACTGGGCCAAAGGCAAAAGGATGATTCTGATGACCGCACACCGCCGCGAAGCGCTGGGCGAGCCTCACCGGAATATTTTCCGTGCCGTCAAACGGATTGCTGATGAATTTGAAGATGTAGCGATTGTATACGCTGTGCATCCGAATCCGGCAGTCCGCGAGCCGGCTAACGAAATTTTGGGCGGCCATCCCCGCGTGAAGCTGATCGAGCCGCTGGATGTGTTTGAATTCCACAATTTCTATCCGCACGCTTATATGATTATGACGGATTCGGGCGGCCTGCAGGAGGAAGCTCCTTCGTTTGGCGTTCCTACGCTGGTGCTGCGGGATACGACGGAACGTCCGGAAGGGATTGAAGCCGGCACGCTTGAACTGGTCGGGACGGATGAAGACCAGGTATACAGCCGTGCGTATGCGCTGTTAACCGATACGGCTTTATATGAACGGATGAGCAAAGCCGCTAACCCGTACGGCGACGGACAAGCTTCGGTCAGAATCGTTCAGGCGCTGCTCCATCATTTTGGAAAAACGGATGTGCGCCCGGATTCGTTCACACAAAATTCATAGTTTTCAGCAGGGTTAGAGGGATGGCTGCATAATATACAGCATACAGTGGTACTGTACGGTTTACAAAACGGGAAAATCCAAGTGCCACAAGGCTTTTCGGCTTTTTGTTCACTAAATGTTCGCTGCAAAATTGATTGACAAAGGCCGCGCTATTTCGATAAAATATATGAGGATTGACAGGGGTATGAAACCATGAACAAAAAGAGCAAAAGGGACAATCCGCTGTATGCGGCCGGTTTGGTTGGGGCGCTTGGCGTTGAGGTTGTCGTCTGCATCTTTTTAGGTTACTGGATCGGATCGTTCGCCGGAAACCGTCTCGGCGGTCAGAAGGAATGGATGGTCGGAGGCATACTGGTTGGTCTGGCTGTCGGCATACTCTCTGCCATTCTTATTGTAAAGAAGGTTATGGAGGAAACCGATGGATAAACTAATGAAGACGGCAGTTCGCATTGCGCTGTGCGTGGCTGTGGCATGCCTGATTATATGGGCTGCTGTGCCGGACTTGCGAACGGTTAGTCTGGGTTTTCTGCTCGGATTGGCAGGAAGTCTAATGAATGCGTTTTTATTGAAGCGGCGCGTAGAGTTCATTGCTTTAAGAGCAGCCGGAGGCGACACGCGCAAGAGAAGGGGAATTGGCCTTAGCAGCCGCATTGCGACAGTATTGTTCGTAGCGATGATGGCCTATCGTTTCCCGGAAAAGTTTAACATGCCGGCTGCATTGATTGGCTCTGCGCTTTTACCGATTGTAATATTGGTAGCGGCGAGTATCCAGAACAAGAATTTAACTAACGGAAAGGGGTGAAATTTACAATGCATGAATTTCCCGTGTGGCAAGTGGGAGGTTTGCAAATCGACATTTCGACTTTTGTTGCGATAACGATTTCAGCGATTGTTACATTTATCATCGCGAGATTGGCGGTTCGTAATCTGTCGGTAGACAAGCCGTCCAAACTTCAGAACTTTATGGAGTGGGCAGTTGAGTTTGTTCAAAATCAGATTTCGAGTACAATGCCGATTCACCGAGTGAAGCCTTATCTTTCGTTAGGCATGACGCTGATTTTGTTCATTCTTGTTTCCAACCTGCTTGGATTGCCTTTCGGGATTGTGACGGAAACGCATCACCCGCATGAGGCGCTTGGCATCACGCAAGCGATGATTGACGATAAGGACGGCGAAGTTGAAATCGCATGGTGGAAATCGCCAACAGCCGATCTTTCGGTTACTTCCGGTCTTGCTTTAATCACGTTTGTGATTGTCCATTTCCTCGGCTTGAAGCTGAATAGAAAACATTATCTGAAGCATTACTTCCATCCGTACCCTGTTTTCTTCCCGATCAACGTGATTGAGACGCTGTCGAAGCCGGTTACGCTGGCTCTCCGGTTGTTCGCAAACATTTTTGCGGGCGAGGTGCTGATCTCGACGATTTTGATGATGGGTTGGGTCGGTACGCCGTTCCTGATCGCATGGCAAGGCTTTAGCTTGTTTGTTGGTGGGGTTCAAGCGTTCTTGTTCATGATTTTGACGATGGTGTACATTTCGCAATCGGCAATCCATGACGAAGAGCATTAACATCTTTTTTTACAGCCCGAAGCGCAGCAATGCGAAGGCGGGTATCGCTATACCATTTAAAATGACCATATTTGAGGAGGATTTTAAACAATGAGTATATTGGCAGCAGCAGTAGCAGTAGGTTTGGGCGCAATCGGCGCCGGCGTAGGTAACGGTCTTATTATCGGCAGAACGGTTGAAGGTATCGCTCGTCAACCAGAACTGCAAGGCAAACTCCAAACGACGATGTTTATCGGCGTTGGTATCGTCGAGGTTGTTCCGATCATCGCGGTCGTTATCGGCTTCTTGGCGTATTTCAGCTAATCAATTTAAACAACTGGCGGGGAAGGCCTAGCCCTCTTCGCCTTCCTTTTGATTGGGACATATTCAGGGTTAGAAAGGAGTGGCTTCAATGGCATGGCATTGGGAATCGACAGTATATGCGATTATTGCATTTGGCATTTTATACTGGCTGCTTAGCAAATATGCCTTCGGTCCGCTGTTCGGTATTATGGAGCAGCGCAGACAAATGGTGCTTGAGCAAATGAACTCGGCTGAATCCAGTCGTCAGGAAGCTCAGCAGCAAATGGAAGAGCAAAAAGCTGCTCTGGAACAAGCACGCAAAGAGGCTTATGCGATTATTGAGCAAGCTAGAGTAACAAGCACGAAAACAGCGGAAGAAATCGTGACAGCTGCGAAATCGGAAGCTGCCCGTTTGAAAGAAGATGCGCTTAGCGATATTTCGAATGAGAAAAACAAAGCGATTGAAGCTTTGCGTTCCGAAGTTGGCGGCATTTCCGTTCAAATTGCTTCGAAAATTATCGAGAAGCAAGTGGATGAGAAGTCTCAGGAGCAAATCATTGACCAATACCTGAAAGAGGTAGGAAGCAAATGAGCCGGGACACGGTCGTAGCGAAGCGCTACGCGAAAGCGTTGTTTGAGCTTGCGCAGGAGCAGAGTGTCGTGCATGAAGTGGAAGAACAGCTGAAGCTGATTGCCAGCGCACTGAACCAAGATCCGGAAATCGAGAAATTCCTGTTGTTCCCTGGAATTGGCGCGGAGAAGAAAATTGAGGCTATCAAAGGCGCTCTCGGTGACCGTCTATCCGCCCTCGTGCTCCATACGGTGGAACTGCTTATCGTTCGTGGGCATCAAGACGTGATCGCAGACGTATATGAAGCCTTCACTAAAATAGCTGGAGAAGCACTGGGCCAGGCGCACGCATCCGTTTATTCGGCTAAACAGCTGACGGCAAACGAGCTGGCAGAGGTAACTTCCCAATTTGAGCAAATTACCGGCAAAAAAATTATCCCGCAAACGTTTGTTGAGCCTTCGCTGCTTGGCGGCGTGCAAGTGCGGATCGGCGACCGCCTGTATGACGGAAGCTTGTCGGGCAAGCTGGAACGCTTGCAAAAAGCTTTGAAATAATAAGTGACGGTAGATAAGGGGTGAGCGAATTGAGTATCAGACCTGATGAAATCAGCACGCTGATTAAACAGCAGATCGAACAATATAAATCCGAAATTCAAGTCGTAGACGTTGGTACCGTTATTCAAGTTAACGACGGTATTGCCCGCGTTCACGGACTCGAAAATGCGATGGCAGGCGAATTGCTTGAATTCGCTAACGGCGTTGTGGGCATGGCCCTCAACCTCGAAGAAAGCAATGTCGGTGTCGTTATTCTTGGTCCATTCACGGGAATCCGCGAAGGCGACCAAGTGAAGCGTACCGGCCGCATCATGCAAGTGCCTGTAGGCGAAGAGCTTCTTGGCCGCGTAGTTAACACGCTTGGCCAGCCGGTTGACGGCAAAGGGCCTATTAACACAACTCATACTCGCCCAATCGAATCGCCAGCTCCTGGCGTTATTGATCGGAAATCGGTTCATGAGCCGATGCAAACGGGTATCAAAGCTATCGATGCGATGGTTCCTATCGGCCGCGGCCAACGGGAATTGATCATCGGTGACCGCCAAACCGGTAAAACAGCAATTGCAATTGATGCGATCATCAACCAAAAAGGCAACGGCGTTAAATGTATTTATGTCGCTGTCGGCCAAAAACAATCCACGGTAGCTAACGTTGTGGAAACACTCCGCAAAAACGGCGCTATGGATTACACGATCGTCGTTACGGCTTCGGCTTCCGAGCCGTCCCCAATGCTGTACCTGGCTCCTTATGCCGGCGCGGCAATGGGCGAATACTTCATGTACAAAGGCGAGCACGTCCTGATTATTTATGACGACTTGTCCAAACAAGCGGCTGCATACCGCGAATTGTCCCTGCTTCTTCGCCGTCCTCCGGGTCGGGAAGCTTACCCAGGTGACGTATTCTACCTGCACTCCCGCCTGCTGGAACGTGCAGCTAAGCTGAGCGATGCAAGAGGCGGCGGTTCGATGACGGCATTGCCATTTATCGAAACCCAAGCATCCGACGTATCGGCTTACATTCCGACGAACGTAATCTCGATTACGGACGGACAGATCTTCCTGGAGTCCGACTTGTTCTACTCCGGCCAACGTCCGGCTATCAACGTAGGTATTTCCGTATCCCGCGTAGGTGGTTCGGCACAAATCAAAGCGATGAAAAAGGTTGCCGGCACGCTCCGTCTGGACCTTGCGGCTTACCGCGAGCTTCAAGCGTTCTCGCAGTTCGGCTCCGACTTGGATAAATCGACGCTGGCCCGTCTGAACCGCGGTGCCCGCACGATGGAAATCCTGAAGCAAGGCGTTAACCAACCAATGCCGGTCGAGAAACAAGTTATTTCCATCTACACGGCTGTTAAAGGCCATCTCGACGAAATTCCGGTTGCTGACGTGCTCCGCTTCGAAAAAGAGTTCCTGGCGTACCTGGATTCGAACAAACCGGAAATCGGCCAATCGATCCGCGATACGAAAGATCTTGTTGCTGACAACGAGAAAGCTCTTGTGGATGCCATCAATACGTTCAAGAAAAGCTTTGCCGTAACGGCTTAATGAAATATACGTCTCAACGCCCGTTCTGTCATGTACGGGCGTAGGCGCTTCGTTATACAAAAACCAGGCTTTGGCGCCCCCAAAGCAACAAAGGCGGGTGAATACTAGTGGCAAAAGGCATGCGCGAGATTAAGCGTGAGATTAAAAGCACGCAAAATACGAAGCAAATCACGAAAGCGATGGAAATGGTTGCGGCTTCCCGTCTGAGACGCGCTCAGGAGGCTGCGCAAGCAGCACGCCCTTACGCGGATAAGCTGAAGGAAGTAGTAGCTAACATTGCAGCCGGAACCAGAAACGTAAAGCATCCGATGCTTCAAAGCCGTCCGATCAAAAAAACAGCTTACTTGGTTGTTACTTCTGACCGCGGTTTGGCAGGCGGCTACAATGCCAACGTGCTTCGTCTCGTTACACAAATGATTCGCGAGAAGCATAAATCGACGGAGGAATACGCGATTTTCGTCATCGGACGGAAAGGCCGCGATTACTTCCGCCGCCGCAATATGCCAATCGTAGAAGAGGTTATCGGTTTGTCGGACAACCCGACCTATGCGGAAATCCGTGCAGTGTCGAACACGGCTGTCAATAAATTCGCGGAAGCGGAATATGACGAGCTTTACCTTTGCTATAACCAATTTGTCAATGCAATGACCCAAATTCCGCAGGCGAAACGTCTGCTGCCTCTTGATGATATCAGCGAAAGCGGCAACGCAAACGTGACGGCATATGAGTATGAGCCATCGGCGGAAGGCGTTCTGGCCGAGCTTCTTCCGAAATATGCTGAAATGATCATCTACAGTGCTGTTTTGGACGGCAAAGCAAGCGAATTTGGCGCACGTATGACTGCAATGGGCAGCGCAACAAAAAATGCAACAAAGATGATCGCACAAAAAACGCTTGCATACAACCGTGCGCGTCAAGCGGCAATTACGCAAGAAATTTCCGAGATTGTTGCAGGCGCAAACGCTCAGGCATAAGCAGGAGAAGTCGGGCCGTTTGGCAGCAAGCGGCTTGATTCTTTACGGTTTCATAAGAAGGTACAGGAGGGAAAACCATGAAAAAAGGACGCGTTTTATCGGTTCAAGGTCCGGTCGTTGACCTTGAGTTCGAACGCGGTAATTTGCCGGAGATTCTGAACGCCGTCAAAATTAATCATAAAGCAGAAAACGGTGGCGTCGATATTAATCTGACGCTGGAAGTAGCCGTTCACCTCGGCGACAACACCGTTCGCGCGGTAGCCATGAGCTCGACCGACGGTCTCGTTCGTGGTTTGGAAGCAATCGACACGGGTGCTCCAATCACAATCCCAGTTGGCGCTCCAACATTGGGCCGCGTATTTAACGTACTTGGCGAACCGATCGACGAAGCAGGCGACGTCACTTCCGACATTAACCTGCCGATCCACCGTCAAGCGCCTTCTTTTGAAGAATTGTCCGTACAAGCGGAAATTCTCGAAACAGGCATCAAAGTTATCGACTTGCTTGCTCCGTACACGAAAGGCGGAAAAATCGGGCTGTTCGGCGGTGCGGGCGTAGGTAAAACGGTAACGATCCAGGAATTGATCAACAATATCGCGCAAGAGCATGGCGGTATTTCCGTATTCGCGGGCGTTGGTGAACGTACTCGCGAAGGTAACGACTTGTACCATGAAATGAAAGATTCCGGCGTATTGCCTAAAACGGCAATGGTATTCGGACAAATGAACGAGCCGCCAGGCGCACGTCAACGTGTTGCTTTGACGGGTCTTACGATGGCTGAATACTTCCGTGATACGGAAGGCCGCGACGTGCTTCTGTTCGTCGACAACATTTTCCGCTTCACGCAAGCGGGTTCCGAAGTATCCGCCCTTCTTGGCCGTATGCCATCCGCGGTAGGTTACCAGCCTACGCTCGCTACGGAAATGGGTCAGCTTCAAGAACGTATTACGTCGACGAAAAAAGGTTCCGTTACATCGATCCAAGCGATCTATGTACCTGCCGATGACTATACAGACCCGGCTCCTGCTACGACGTTCGCCCACTTGGACGCAACGACTAACCTGGAGCGTAAAATTTCCGAGATGGGTATCTTCCCTGCGGTTGACCCTCTTGCATCGTCTTCGCGCATCCTTTCCCCGGACATTCTGGGTGAAGAGCACTACAACGTAGCGCAAGGCGTTAAGAAAATTTTGCAAAAATATAAAGAGCTTCAAGATATTATCGCCATCCTGGGTATGGATGAATTGAGCGAAGACGACAAGCTTACCGTTGCACGCGCTCGTAAAATTCAATTGTTCCTGTCCCAGCCGTTCCACGTTGCAGAACCTTTCACCGGCAACAAAGGTATCTATGTACCGGTTAAAGAAACGGTTCGCAGCTTCAAGGAAATTCTCGAGGGCAAACATGATGACCTGCCGGAAGAAGCTTTCCGTTATGTAGGTACGATTGAACAGGCCGTGGAGAAAGCCAAAACGCTTGTGTAGTGAAAGGCGGGAGGAATCCACATGAGCACTTTTCTAGTTGAAGTCGTTACGCCTGAGCGTAAAGTTTATGCGGAAACGGCAAACATGGTCAGCGTGAAAGGCTCGGAAGGCGAACTCGGCATTTTGCCGAATCACGTTCCGCTTGTTACTACGCTTCGTATTGCTCCGGTCGTGATCAAACGCGACGGCAAGCAAGATGTAATCGCCGTTCATGGCGGTTTTATCGAAGTTCGCAAGGACAAGATTGTCATTCTCGCAGAAACGGCTGAGCTTCCTGGCGACATTGATGTCGAACGTGCACGCCAGTCGAAGGAGCGCGCTGAACAGCGCCTGGCCAACAACAAACGTGACGAAGTCGATTACCGCCGCGCCGAGCTTGCTCTGCAGCGTGCCGTAACTCGTATTAACGTTACAGGCAAATAAGTTTTATCATAACCAACAACACAACCAGGGAAACACCGTATCTGAACCGCTTCCGGCGGACAGAGCGGTGTTTTTTTGTGCCATGGACAGGTTGTTCGTTTACGGCTGGCAGAGACGGTTGCTATAATACAGGTAATTGGTGCATGAAAACGGCTCGAATTAAGATAAGGATTTGGATTTGGCGAGAACCGGAAAGGAGCAGACAGCGTGATCGAAATTCATACTCATATTTTGCCCGGCATTGATGATGGAGCAGCGGATTGGGACATGGCGCTCCAGCTTGCGCAATCGGCTGCAGCTCAAGGAATAACGGATATTATCGCAACACCGCATCACCGGAACAGCTCGCATTACAATCCTGCACAATCCGTCGTTACGTTAACGGAGCAGCTCAATGAACGTTTGGCCGCAGCGGGAATAGCGGTAACCGTTCACCCCGGTCAAGAGGTGCATCTTCATCGGGAGCTGCTGGATCATTGGCAGAAAGGCGAGCTGCTGACCTTGGCGAACGGGCCATACATGCTGCTGGAAATGCCGCACTCCAGAGTGCCGGAGTATATGGAATCAATCGTCTATGAGCTGGGAATTGCCGGTATACGCGCTGTAATTCCGCATCCGGAACGGAATGCAGAAGTCGCACGCCATCCGGACAAGCTGGAGCAGCTTGTGGAACTTGGAGCTTTAGCGCAAGTAACGAGCGCATCGCTATTGGGCGGTTATGGCAAAGGAATTGAACGGTTATCCTGGTCGTTGTGTAAAAAAGGCTTTATTCATCTCATTTCCTCCGATGCGCATCATCCGGTCAGGAGAGGCATACAGCTGGCCGAGGCTTACGAGCAGGCGGAGCGGCAATTAGGCGCAGAGTGGTCCGGCTATTACCGGGATAATGCGGCAGCGGTGCTTGCGGGCAAACCTATCGACGCGGAATTCCGTCCGGCATTGCAAAAAGCAAGCGGCTGGCAGCGGATAAGAGGTTTGTTTACATCCTAATAAAGAAGAGTGTAGCTCTATCGTCTTAACGGAAAGAAAAGTCGCGGATGGCATGAAAATTAACCCATCTCAGCGGCTTTCTTTATTTTTTTAAACAAATTTCGCTGTAATTATAGGTAAATTATGTTGTTTATGTTAGTATAGTTGACATAGGTGAATAGATCGTCATGGGAGGAGAGACCTATGTTTGACTGGCTAGGTTTTAGAAAAGGGCTTCCGCTTTTTAGATCATGGCAATTGAATCAACACCTCAAGGGGGATATTGAGGACGTATTTGAAGGCATTGCCGAAACAAGGCGGCAGCTGCTGACGGATTGGGCAGGAGAATATTGGGGGTATATGGAGAGGCTCGCCGGCACCATACAAAAAGAACTGGCGGCTTCGGGCGGATTTGCCGGTGCGGATGCAGGCCGGATGAAGGAATTGCTCCATATGACGTATACGCGCGGCACTGATTTTACGGAGCTGTTTGTGCTGGATACAGGCCAACAGGTCTTGTATTCCACGTGTGAAAAGCGGTCCGGTACAATCTGCTCGCCGGACGAGCCGTTGTACCCCGGCATTGTATACAGCAAAGGGCAGCAAGGCGGACAATGGCGGCCATGCCTTTTCGGGCCGTTTGGCGACCGGGTTACGGAACAGCTTGGACCACGCACTTCTTCGTTTCACGACAAAATGACGTTAATGTTTCTGCTCCCGCTGCAGGTGGACGGGCTGTATGCAGGCCTGTTGTGCGGACGGGTGCCGAATGATGTGATCGGCGATTTGATCCAGCGGGAGTCGGGGCATGTCTATCCGGATTCCGGCGATAATTATTTGTTTATGGCGAAACCGCGCCTGAACACGCAAATTGAGCCAGGTACAGCGTTGTCGCGGAGCCGGTTTGAAGACCGGACCTTTACCCGCGGCGAAAATTTGAAGGACGGCGTTACAACTGACTGGGGAACGGTATCGGTTCAAGAGCATACCGAGCTTGAAATTATTTTTACCGATCCGGCAACGGGACAACTTCATCCCGGCGTAGCGAATACGATTCGCAACGGCAGCAATTTATTCGTGGAGTTCCCGGGTTACTCCGATTACCGGCATATTCCCGTTATCGGGAAAGGCGTCACGTTCCAGCTTCCGCATTGTCCCGATATGTGGGGCATGATGTGCGAAGCGGATTTGGAGGAGGTATACCGGATACGAAGCATCCGTTACCGCGAGTCCCGCATCGGGTTATGGTCTTCGCTGGGGCTTGGCGTGTTAATGGCTGTGCTGGTTTATATGGTTGCGCAATATGCCGCGCAGTGGGTAGCGGCGACGGCGGCGGGGCTGTTTGCGTTTGTGTATGCGATTGCGGTAACCGGCCGCTTGCAGCGGCGGGAAACGAACCGGATAATCGACAAGCTGCAGGACATTACCCGGTTTATCCGCATGAATGCGGAAGGGGAAGGCGATTTGACGGAACGGCTTCCGCTTGCTTCGTTTGGCAACGACGAAACGAAAGAGCTGGCCAAATGGATCAATAATATGATCGACTCGCTGGAAGGGATTATGCTGAAAGTGAAGCTGGCCGCACAAGACGTGATGTCCAGCCAGCAGACGCTTGGCCAATCCGCAGAGGAGACTGCGCATTCGACCGAGAGGGTGAACGCCAAGATGAGCCATATGATTGGCGGGCTTCTGACCCAGCTGCAGGATATTGACACGGCCAAGGATGCGGCAGCCGATATGCGCGGAACGCTCCGCCTGCTGGAGCGGCAAGCTGCGGAGCAAATTGCGGTAGCGCAGTTTGAGGTCGACCGCATTGGAGACAAAATGGATCACATATCAAACCGGGTAAATGAAACGAATGAGACGATCCGCAGTTTTATGCGGACTGTGGATGAAATTCGGGGCGTGCTCCAGGTTATTGGGGAAATATCGTCGCAAACTCATTTGCTGGCGCTTAACGCTTCTATCGAAGCGGCCAGAGTGGGCGAACAGGGACGCGGATTCGAGGTTGTAGCCGCAGAAATCCGCAAGCTGGCAGAAATGACACGCAGCTCGACGGAAGAAGTCCATCAAATTACGCATGAAATATACGAGAAAGCCAAACAGGCCTATGCGTCTATGGATGAAGGAACGAAAGTGGTGGAGGAAGGCAGCCAGCTTGTCGCTTCCGCACGGGCTACGCTTCAAGCTGCAGGCACAGGCGACTTGCGCAAAACAAAAGTAGTGGATGAAATGGTCGGATTAATGGAGCGAATCGCAGAAGTAAACATGGCTAACCGCGAAGTGTCGTCCGACGTGGAGGACAACATGACTGAGCTGATCGGCGCAATGAGCCATGTACGCCAAACTTCGCAAAACGTCGAAACGATTACGAGCCTGCTGCAGCAGATGGTTGGCCAATTCAAGCTGACGGAATCGCGCCGCCGTTAAAGCTTATCCCTATATCATTAATGATGCTCGGCGAGGGCTTCCTGAAATCGGGAACCCGGGGCCGAGACAGCTGTCCGGGCTCCCGATTCCAGGGAGCCTGCTTTTTTGGAGCGACAGAAACTTTATGCCTTTAATCGCGTTCAATAGAAAGGAAGACTAGACTCGCAATTTACAGGAGGAGGCCAGCCGTTTATGGATATGTATACACAGTCTGCCTGGCTTATTCCCCTATTTCCGCTTGTATCTTTCCTGCTGCTGCTATCGCTTGGCCGAAGCTTTCAACTGGGGGCGTCATCATCGGCAGCGCAGGTTCGCTGTTATCGTTCATCCTGTCGCTGCTTGTTTTTATAGAACGGCTAGATCCGAATGCAATTGATTACAGCAACCATTTCGAATGGATGAATTTTGGCGGGTATTCGCTGTATATAAGCTTTGAACTGAACAATATGTCGGCGCTGA encodes the following:
- the wecB gene encoding non-hydrolyzing UDP-N-acetylglucosamine 2-epimerase, with product MSRLKVMTIFGTRPEAVKMAPLVLELQKHDAEIESIVCVTAQHRAILDQVLDFFEITPDYDLNVMKDRQTLTETTVRVLQGLDPVLAEAKPDIVLVHGDTQTTFLASYAAFLKQIQVGHVEAGLRTWNKLSPYPEEMNRQLAGVLSDVHFAPTEWSASNLRKENKPESAIYITGNTATDVFQYTVDPQFQHPVIDWAKGKRMILMTAHRREALGEPHRNIFRAVKRIADEFEDVAIVYAVHPNPAVREPANEILGGHPRVKLIEPLDVFEFHNFYPHAYMIMTDSGGLQEEAPSFGVPTLVLRDTTERPEGIEAGTLELVGTDEDQVYSRAYALLTDTALYERMSKAANPYGDGQASVRIVQALLHHFGKTDVRPDSFTQNS
- a CDS encoding AtpZ/AtpI family protein → MNKKSKRDNPLYAAGLVGALGVEVVVCIFLGYWIGSFAGNRLGGQKEWMVGGILVGLAVGILSAILIVKKVMEETDG
- a CDS encoding ATP synthase subunit I — its product is MDKLMKTAVRIALCVAVACLIIWAAVPDLRTVSLGFLLGLAGSLMNAFLLKRRVEFIALRAAGGDTRKRRGIGLSSRIATVLFVAMMAYRFPEKFNMPAALIGSALLPIVILVAASIQNKNLTNGKG
- the atpB gene encoding F0F1 ATP synthase subunit A: MHEFPVWQVGGLQIDISTFVAITISAIVTFIIARLAVRNLSVDKPSKLQNFMEWAVEFVQNQISSTMPIHRVKPYLSLGMTLILFILVSNLLGLPFGIVTETHHPHEALGITQAMIDDKDGEVEIAWWKSPTADLSVTSGLALITFVIVHFLGLKLNRKHYLKHYFHPYPVFFPINVIETLSKPVTLALRLFANIFAGEVLISTILMMGWVGTPFLIAWQGFSLFVGGVQAFLFMILTMVYISQSAIHDEEH
- the atpE gene encoding F0F1 ATP synthase subunit C, which encodes MSILAAAVAVGLGAIGAGVGNGLIIGRTVEGIARQPELQGKLQTTMFIGVGIVEVVPIIAVVIGFLAYFS
- the atpF gene encoding F0F1 ATP synthase subunit B, encoding MAWHWESTVYAIIAFGILYWLLSKYAFGPLFGIMEQRRQMVLEQMNSAESSRQEAQQQMEEQKAALEQARKEAYAIIEQARVTSTKTAEEIVTAAKSEAARLKEDALSDISNEKNKAIEALRSEVGGISVQIASKIIEKQVDEKSQEQIIDQYLKEVGSK
- a CDS encoding F0F1 ATP synthase subunit delta, with amino-acid sequence MSRDTVVAKRYAKALFELAQEQSVVHEVEEQLKLIASALNQDPEIEKFLLFPGIGAEKKIEAIKGALGDRLSALVLHTVELLIVRGHQDVIADVYEAFTKIAGEALGQAHASVYSAKQLTANELAEVTSQFEQITGKKIIPQTFVEPSLLGGVQVRIGDRLYDGSLSGKLERLQKALK
- the atpA gene encoding F0F1 ATP synthase subunit alpha, with amino-acid sequence MSIRPDEISTLIKQQIEQYKSEIQVVDVGTVIQVNDGIARVHGLENAMAGELLEFANGVVGMALNLEESNVGVVILGPFTGIREGDQVKRTGRIMQVPVGEELLGRVVNTLGQPVDGKGPINTTHTRPIESPAPGVIDRKSVHEPMQTGIKAIDAMVPIGRGQRELIIGDRQTGKTAIAIDAIINQKGNGVKCIYVAVGQKQSTVANVVETLRKNGAMDYTIVVTASASEPSPMLYLAPYAGAAMGEYFMYKGEHVLIIYDDLSKQAAAYRELSLLLRRPPGREAYPGDVFYLHSRLLERAAKLSDARGGGSMTALPFIETQASDVSAYIPTNVISITDGQIFLESDLFYSGQRPAINVGISVSRVGGSAQIKAMKKVAGTLRLDLAAYRELQAFSQFGSDLDKSTLARLNRGARTMEILKQGVNQPMPVEKQVISIYTAVKGHLDEIPVADVLRFEKEFLAYLDSNKPEIGQSIRDTKDLVADNEKALVDAINTFKKSFAVTA
- the atpG gene encoding ATP synthase F1 subunit gamma; this translates as MAKGMREIKREIKSTQNTKQITKAMEMVAASRLRRAQEAAQAARPYADKLKEVVANIAAGTRNVKHPMLQSRPIKKTAYLVVTSDRGLAGGYNANVLRLVTQMIREKHKSTEEYAIFVIGRKGRDYFRRRNMPIVEEVIGLSDNPTYAEIRAVSNTAVNKFAEAEYDELYLCYNQFVNAMTQIPQAKRLLPLDDISESGNANVTAYEYEPSAEGVLAELLPKYAEMIIYSAVLDGKASEFGARMTAMGSATKNATKMIAQKTLAYNRARQAAITQEISEIVAGANAQA
- the atpD gene encoding F0F1 ATP synthase subunit beta, whose translation is MKKGRVLSVQGPVVDLEFERGNLPEILNAVKINHKAENGGVDINLTLEVAVHLGDNTVRAVAMSSTDGLVRGLEAIDTGAPITIPVGAPTLGRVFNVLGEPIDEAGDVTSDINLPIHRQAPSFEELSVQAEILETGIKVIDLLAPYTKGGKIGLFGGAGVGKTVTIQELINNIAQEHGGISVFAGVGERTREGNDLYHEMKDSGVLPKTAMVFGQMNEPPGARQRVALTGLTMAEYFRDTEGRDVLLFVDNIFRFTQAGSEVSALLGRMPSAVGYQPTLATEMGQLQERITSTKKGSVTSIQAIYVPADDYTDPAPATTFAHLDATTNLERKISEMGIFPAVDPLASSSRILSPDILGEEHYNVAQGVKKILQKYKELQDIIAILGMDELSEDDKLTVARARKIQLFLSQPFHVAEPFTGNKGIYVPVKETVRSFKEILEGKHDDLPEEAFRYVGTIEQAVEKAKTLV
- a CDS encoding F0F1 ATP synthase subunit epsilon, whose product is MSTFLVEVVTPERKVYAETANMVSVKGSEGELGILPNHVPLVTTLRIAPVVIKRDGKQDVIAVHGGFIEVRKDKIVILAETAELPGDIDVERARQSKERAEQRLANNKRDEVDYRRAELALQRAVTRINVTGK
- a CDS encoding tyrosine-protein phosphatase, giving the protein MIEIHTHILPGIDDGAADWDMALQLAQSAAAQGITDIIATPHHRNSSHYNPAQSVVTLTEQLNERLAAAGIAVTVHPGQEVHLHRELLDHWQKGELLTLANGPYMLLEMPHSRVPEYMESIVYELGIAGIRAVIPHPERNAEVARHPDKLEQLVELGALAQVTSASLLGGYGKGIERLSWSLCKKGFIHLISSDAHHPVRRGIQLAEAYEQAERQLGAEWSGYYRDNAAAVLAGKPIDAEFRPALQKASGWQRIRGLFTS